The genomic DNA TTGGGCGACGCCATTCCCGGTAAATCGCAGGGAGGACGCGCTGGATATAGTTAAAGCGGATAAAGGACTTTCCGGCTTCGCGCACACGGTAACGAATCGGGACTTCCTGCAGCCGGAACCCTTTTCGAACAAGATTCAGTGTCAGCACTTGGGCATAGTTATAGTCGTGGATGATTTCCGCGTGTTTACACGCCGCACGGGAAAAGGCACGCATGCCGCTTTGTCCATCGTGAATCCGACGTTTTAATAAGACACACTGTAACCAAGTAAAGACATGATTGCCGATATACCGATACAAGCGCATCCCGTCGACGGTTCCGAGAAAACGGGAACCAAACACATAGTCGGCCTCGTCGAGAAGAATCGGTCGGACGACGTCGGGAATCTGATCCGCCGGGTATTCGTTATCGGCGTCAATCATGACGGCGACGGTCGCACCATGGGCATAGGACCGGAGCAGCCCTTCCCGAACGGCAGCTCCGAGTCCGCGATTTTTAGGAAAACGATAGACATGGGCTCCGTGTTGCCGGGCAATCTCGGACGTCGCATCAGTGGATCCGTCGTCGATGACGATCGTTTCGACAGGCAGTCCATCGATTTCAGCCGGAATGCGTCTTAAGACAAGCGGCAAGGAGACTTCTTCATTGTGGGCCGGAAGAAAGACGACGATTTTTTTCATGAGGATTCCTCCTTAAAGGCTTCCGTCAGTAAGATACCGCGGCTGTCGTGCGGGATAGCAGCACCAAGCAACTTCGTAATCGTTGGTCCAAGTGACAGGATATGTCGGTGTGTATCAACTTTCAGACCGGCATGGACGTGTTTGCCGTACATCCAAAACGGAACAAACCGTTCTCCTTCATCGAGATGACCATGACCGCCGATCCCATCGGCTTGTCCGTGATCCGCCATGACAATCAGTGTTGCATCGTCGAGCTTACCGAGCCGGTCCAGTTCTTCACAAAATTCAGCCAGTAA from Exiguobacterium sibiricum 7-3 includes the following:
- a CDS encoding glycosyltransferase family 2 protein; the protein is MKKIVVFLPAHNEEVSLPLVLRRIPAEIDGLPVETIVIDDGSTDATSEIARQHGAHVYRFPKNRGLGAAVREGLLRSYAHGATVAVMIDADNEYPADQIPDVVRPILLDEADYVFGSRFLGTVDGMRLYRYIGNHVFTWLQCVLLKRRIHDGQSGMRAFSRAACKHAEIIHDYNYAQVLTLNLVRKGFRLQEVPIRYRVREAGKSFIRFNYIQRVLPAIYREWRRPIVPLSSEERFERKEHLG